The genomic region CTGCACGGTGAAGAACGGTTGCTCAATACAGCCCGCCTGACCGGAGGACGAATCACGGAGCCTGATAAGGTGGCACGGACAGTGCGCAGTGTGGCGGAGGTTGAATCGGCGGCGAAAGCGGAAGACCCCATTATGCTGCCTCCGGATGAGCAGCAGAAACTGGCAGAGGCACAGGAAAAAGCGGCCCGGGAGCTGGCGGAGCAGGCCCGGCAGGAACTGCTGCCGGCAGTGCCGGGTGAGGAGAGGACCAGACCAGAACCCCTGTTGTCTGCCGATGAAGAACGACGCCTGCCTGACGGTGCAGCACGGGGAGAACGTGAGCTGGATGAGGCTATTCAGGAAACGGTGGCGGACGGTCGGGGCATCCGCCAGCAGGTGCGCGAACAGATGCTGCGTACGGAGCGTGAGTGGGTGGTGAATGTACCGGAAAAAGATATTGAGCTGGAAAAAGCGCTCGGTGGGGACTGATTCAGGGAGGATATGTATATGGTTGCTGGAATAATCATCATTGCCATTTTGCTCGCCGGATTTGTGGTATTGCTCAGGCAGGCCGGTTCAGCCCGGCATCCACTTTTGCAGAGACTGCGTGAAAAAGGGATTCGGCCGGGCAGAACTGAACAGTTGCTTTGCCGCAGACCGTCATTCGTCAGTGCCGGTCAGCTGATGACGGAACGGGAGCAGCGTTTTCTGCGCCGGCTCGACAGGGTGACCGATACCCGCCAGTGGCGGTTGTGCCCGCAGGTTCGTGTGGCCGATATCGTCAGAGTGGCGCCCGATCGTAAGTCCGGGAGCCGTGAATGGTGGCAACTGTTCCGCCTGGTATCGCAGTGGCATTGCGATGTGGTTATCACGGACCGCACCGGGCGAATCATTGTGGCAGTGGAACTGGACGATCGTTCCCATCAGGCGCCGAAACGTCAGCGGCGTGACCTGCTGCTGGAAGAAGTGCTGAAACAGGCTGGTATCCCGCTGCTGCGTAGCGATGATGAGCAGCAACTGGCTGAGCACGTCAGGGTACACCTTTGCGCACAACGACCGGAGACTGCGGCATGAGTCCGGGTAAATCTGTTGCCCTGCATCCTTTCAGGCTGGTCCTGAATTTCTCCGCGCTACAGCGCGATGTCATCCGGATAATCGCGTTTATGGCAATGGTGGGAGACCACATCGCCACTGCCTTCCAGCTGGATATGCCCTTACTGAACATGGCCGGGCGTTGTGCATTCCCCCTGTTTGCGCTGGTCAGCGGCTGTAACATGGCAGGCAAAACCCTGCGTCAGCACAGCCTTAACCGCCTGTGGCTGATGGCTCTCCTGGCCCAGCCGGGTTACTGGCTGTCCTTCAGGGACGCCGGGCTCATGTGGT from Winslowiella toletana harbors:
- a CDS encoding DUF2726 domain-containing protein, coding for MVAGIIIIAILLAGFVVLLRQAGSARHPLLQRLREKGIRPGRTEQLLCRRPSFVSAGQLMTEREQRFLRRLDRVTDTRQWRLCPQVRVADIVRVAPDRKSGSREWWQLFRLVSQWHCDVVITDRTGRIIVAVELDDRSHQAPKRQRRDLLLEEVLKQAGIPLLRSDDEQQLAEHVRVHLCAQRPETAA